One window from the genome of Phycisphaerales bacterium encodes:
- a CDS encoding cation diffusion facilitator family transporter encodes MSGHDHHHGSDLGTRRLAWAVAINLLLTAAQVIGGVLSGSLSLVADALHNFSDAAGLLLALVARRISKRPADEQRTFGYGRAEVVGGLINLTSIMVIAGYLLIEAVTRTFDRPEVDGWMVVIVAGFALVIDAATALLTYSMSKGSVNIKAAFLHNIADALASVAVIITGTLIILFDWYWTDIVATIGISVYIVWMSWSPMKRCIRILMQSTPEHLSIDSIAESLRSIGGIEEVAHLHVWPIDERTTSLEVSVGIAENATIQDVEQIRGDAIDLLTKRYGIHHVTFETRLLVEVADRGLIQDHMP; translated from the coding sequence ATGAGCGGCCATGACCATCATCACGGATCCGATCTCGGAACCCGCCGGCTCGCCTGGGCCGTCGCCATCAACCTCCTGTTGACGGCGGCCCAGGTGATCGGTGGCGTGCTGTCTGGCAGCCTATCTCTGGTCGCCGATGCGCTGCACAACTTCAGTGATGCCGCCGGATTGTTGCTCGCGTTGGTCGCCCGGCGGATCTCCAAGCGGCCCGCGGACGAGCAGCGTACCTTCGGCTACGGGCGAGCCGAAGTGGTCGGCGGACTGATCAACCTCACATCCATCATGGTCATCGCGGGTTATTTGCTCATCGAGGCCGTCACCCGCACATTCGACCGGCCAGAAGTCGATGGATGGATGGTGGTGATCGTGGCCGGTTTCGCCTTGGTCATTGATGCGGCGACCGCGTTGCTCACATACTCGATGTCCAAGGGCAGTGTGAACATCAAGGCCGCGTTCCTGCACAACATCGCCGACGCGCTGGCCTCGGTGGCGGTCATCATCACCGGCACCTTGATCATCCTGTTCGACTGGTACTGGACCGACATCGTCGCGACCATCGGAATCTCGGTCTACATCGTGTGGATGTCGTGGTCACCGATGAAGCGTTGTATCCGGATTCTGATGCAGAGCACCCCCGAGCATCTGTCGATCGATTCAATCGCGGAGTCGCTCCGCTCAATCGGCGGGATAGAAGAGGTTGCCCATTTGCATGTTTGGCCGATCGACGAGCGGACCACTTCTTTGGAGGTTTCTGTTGGTATCGCAGAGAATGCGACCATTCAGGATGTCGAACAGATTCGCGGAGATGCCATCGATCTGTTGACCAAGCGTTACGGCATCCACCACGTCACGTTCGAAACTAGGCTGCTCGTAGAGGTGGCCGATCGTGGGCTCATACAGGACCACATGCCCTAA